The Eubacterium maltosivorans genome includes the window CAGGGCATGGCCTACCTTTTTGACGTCAACACTAAAAAAATGGTGCTCATGCCCACCACGCCCAACCTGATCATGAACTATATGAGCGAGATCGACATGGTGTTTACCGAGCTGGGCTTTGACAAAACCCTCATGGACACGTCGGTTTATCCCGCCATCGCCGGGAGGGAAAGGCTTGTGCTGCAGGGCCAGCTGGACGGCGAGCGGGTCTACATTACCCTGCTGCCCATGTCCAACCAGGAGAGCTGGTATATCTGCGGCATTGTGCCGGAATCTGCGGTTTTACAGGAGGCCAGCCTGATTTTGAAGATACTGTTCGGCGTTATGGCCGGCATGGGCGTGGTCATGCTCCTGGTTTTGGCCTATGTGGTTTACGAGAGCCGGTGCGGCGCCCGCAGAAAGCAGGAGCAGCTGCAGGAAGCTGAGCTGCAGAACGCAGTCTACGACACTGTGGGCGACGCAAGCGACACCATTCTGTGCGTGTTTAACAGAGAGCGTCAGACCTGCGACATCGTGTTTCACAACATCGTGCGGATTCTGGGCGTTGACGGAGACAGCCTGATGGCGGACAGCAGCGCGCTGGGGATGCTCTTAAACAGCCTCGTCCCCGGGCTTTACGGCCGCATGCTGCGGGGCGAGATCGACGCCGAGGAGGTCATTCCCCTTGTCTACGACCACCCCGTCCGGCACGAGCGGCGCAATATCCGCCTGACGGTCAAGCCGTTGAACATCGAGGGCAGGGCCTGCTACATGCTCATGATGGAGGACATCACCGAGGACATGAAAATACAGATGTCGCTGCGGACTGCTCTGGAAAACGCCAACCAGGCCAATCAGGCCAAATCCGATTTCCTGTCCCGCATGAGCCACGATATCCGCACCCCCATCAACGCCATCATCGGTATGCGTGAGATCGCCGTACGCCATCTGGACGAGCCGGAGAAAATCAGTGACTGCCTGGGCAAGATCGAGGTCAGCTCCCGGCATCTGCTGGAGCTGGTGAATGATATTCTGGATTTGTCCAAGATCGAGAGCGGCAAGCTGTCCCTGCGCAACGACCCCTTTAATCTGACCGACTGTATGGCAGACGTCATGAGTATTATAAAGCCCCAGGCCCAAGCCAAGGGCCAGCGCCTTACCCTTGACGCCGAGAGAGTGGCCCACAAGCAGCTCATCGGCGACGACATGCGCCTGCAGCAGATCCTCATCAACCTGCTCAGCAATTCAGTCAAATACACCCAGGAGGGCGGGGAGATTGCCCTGACACTGGAGGAAAGGCCCAGCACCCGGCGCGCCTACAGCACCTATGTGTTTACCGTGCGGGATAACGGCGTGGGCATGAGCGCGGAATTTATTGAAAAAATCGGGAAACCCTTTGAGCAGGAGACGAACATCTTCCACAAGAGCGAGCTGGGCAGCGGCCTCGGCCTGTCCATTGTCAAAAATCTGGTATCCCTCAAGGGCGGCACCCTGGATATTGAGAGCGAAAAAGGGCAGGGCACCACCACCCGGGTCGAGCTCACCTTTGAGATCGATGAGCAGTCCCGCCAGTCCGGAGCCAAACAGCCCGGCGCGGACGAGCAGTTCTCCACCGAGAGCCTGAAGGGCAGACGTGTGCTGGTGGTTGAGGATAACGCCCTCAACCGTGAGATTGCTGTAGAGCTGCTGCAAATGCAGGACATGGCAGTGGAAACCGCCGTGGACGGAAGGGATGCGGTCGCAAAGTTTAAGGAGAGCTCCCCGGGCCATTATGACCTGATTCTCATGGATTTGCAGATGCCTGGCATGGATGGCTGCGAGGCCACCCGTATCATCCGCGGCCTGAGCCGGGACGACGCCAGAGCTGTGCCCATTGTGGCCATGACCGCCAACGCCTTCTCCGAGGACGTGAGCCGCTGCCGCCGCGCGGGCATGAACGCCCATCTCAGCAAGCCCATCGAGCTGGACGCCATGTACGCCTGCCTGGTGCGGCAGCTGGAAAAAAGGCCGGAAAAAAATTAGGAAGAGGAAAAGATGAAAAAGAAAAGATTAACCCTGCTGTCACTGGCGCTGGCCCTGTGCCTGAGCCTGAGCGCCTGCGCCGGAAAAGACGCCCGTGTGGTAAGCAACGCCGGCGCAGAGGAAAAAAAGACCGAAATATCTCTGTTAACCACCGCCAACAACACTACCGCCTACAACGCCCTCAACAGCGCCATCGCGGTTTTTGAGGACAGACGGCCCGATGTGCGTGTGGTGTTTGAGGGCTACAACACCGGGGAGGGCAGCAAAAACCTGTCCCAGGTCATTGACGAGCGCATCGCCTCCGGCCAGATTAACGACATGACCACCATGGACGTGGTCAATATTTTCAGGTACGGCGGCGCGGGAAAGATCGCCGATTTAACCGACAGCGAAGCGGCCAGAGACCTCACCCCCCTGGCCCGGCAGGATTCCACCGTGGACGGGAAGGTGCTGTCCGTGCCTTTGTCCATGGTCAGCTTTGGCACCTGGGTAAACATGGACGTCATGAAGGAATGCGGCCTGGAACTCCCGGGAAACTGGGAGGAATTTGTCCACTGCTGCGCTGTGCTCAAGGAAAAAGGCTACCAGCCCATTGCGGGCACAGCAGACCTCACCAAGCTTTTTGTGGTGGCAGTCATGGGCGATATTTATATGGACGGCGACACCGACGCCATCATCGCCAGGCTCAATACCGGTGAGGAAAAGATTTCAAAATACGCCAGAACCGGCTTCGAGCGGGTTGAGTATCTCATTAATCAGGGCTATATCGACGGCCCCGCCTCGGCCCTTCGCAAGCCCAAGGATATCAAAGAGCACATGGAAAAGGGGGAGGGCGTCTTTGAGATGCACGCGAGCAATTTGCTTAATCCGGAGGAGCTGTCCTTTGAGGTGGCCTTTATCGGCGTGCCCGGCACCCACGGCATGGTGTCCCCCATGGCCTGCGACCGCCGTTTTGTAGTCATGGCAGACGGCGGGAACGTGGAGGCCTGCAAGGATTTCCTGAGCTGCCTGGGCAGCGGGGAAACTTTAGAGACCCTGTCAGGAACGTTTGGCCTTTTGCCAGCCTACCGGTCCAGCGAGAAATCAATGAAAAAGGACGACCGCATGGCCCAGGTTTACGATAACATCGAAGCAGACCGGATCATGCTCATTCAGGATTATAACCTGGTCTTTGAGCAGTGGTCCAGCCTGGCCGGCATCGTGGACCCCATGCTCACAGGCGCCAGTGCCGAGAGCCAGTGCGCCGCCTTCGACGCGCTGCAGATGGAGGCTGTGAATGGAAGCAAATAGAGGGATGGCATAACACAGGCCACCGCAAAAACCAATATTTTAAATGGCTTACAGGAGAAACCATTGCTGAATTTTCATTTTTTTGATATACTTACAGTATGTTCGCGTATGGACAATGAGGCTTTGGCAGAGAAACCCACGTCCATCAGACAAGAGCGAAAATAAGAGACAATTAAAACAGAACCATGGTTTCCGGGACACATACCAATCAACCGGCACACTGACGCTTAATCGGCGCAGTGTGCCGGTTTTTTTTTATGGCCCGGCGGCCAGGCACAGGAGGAGAAAAATGCTGATAACCAAAGCGCAGATTATTGTGATCGAGGATATAACAGGCGAAGACGGCCGGAAAGCGGGCGAACGCCTGAGGGTACTCTACCAGGCCATCCCCACCTGCGGAGAGTGCGGGCACCCCATGAAAATAAGGGATTTCGTGTGGCGCACCATCATCACCATGAGCGGCTGCCGCGGCCGCATCCGGGTGCGCCGCCTGGTGTGCACCGCGGCGGACTGCTACCTGCACACCCATCCCCGCCGCAACCTGCCCAGGGGCGTGCTGCCCCACCGCCTTTACAGCGCCGAGGTTCATCAGGCCGTCGCTGAGGGCCGGGACGATGTGCCCTGCCCCCCAAACACCCTTCACCGCATCTTAAAATGGGTGCGGCAGATGGCCGCCTGCCTGATCGCCAGCGGGCTTTTTCCGCTCCTTTGTGAAAACGTTAACGATTTGCCGGACGAGACGGCAGGCCCTCTGGAACGTCTTAAAAATATAACCGGCGGCGGTGAGGACTGGTTCGCCCAGGCGGTGGAGAGGGCCGCGGGCCGGGGCGGAGGTCTGCACTGGGCATAGGATGTGTTTGACATAGGAATAGGGTAAACTCACGGTATCATCTCAAAAAGATGAAATTTCTAAACATTGAGGAGGTACAATGATGAAAACCAAAAATAAAGGTCCGGAGCCATCCCGCGGCCTTGTTCATTGTGCAGAAAATTCTGAAACAGACAGAAAGATTGAGGTCACCCTGTGCCAAAACCAGCCGGTGGTATCCAGCCGGCAGGTGGCCCACGACTTTGAGCGCGCGCACAAAAGCGTGCTGAGAAGTATTACCCTGCTGAGGCGGGAGACATCGGCACAAAATTGCGCCGATCTTTTTATGAGTTCCACTTATGTTGACCAGTACGGAAGAACACAGAAGGAATACCTCATCACCCGGGACGGCTTCGCCCTGCTGGTCATGGGCTTTACCGGCGCCCAGGCCCTTTCCTGGAAACTCCGGTACATCCAGGCCTTTAACGCGATGGAGGAACAGCTCCGCAGGCAGGCGCTTTCCATGCCCCAGGATAAGGCCCTGCTGGCCGCCGCGGTGCTGGAGGCCGAGCGGGTGATCGCCGGGCTGCAGACAGAGGCCGGCTACGCCAGGTGCGTGCTCGACAGCCAGGCCCTCATCCCCATCACCGGCATCGCCAAGGATTACGGCATGACCGCCGAGTTCATGAACCGCCTGCTCCACAGCCTGGGCGTCCAGTATAAAAAGGGCAGGCGCTGGTATTTGTACGAGGCCTGGCAGGACGCGGGCTACGCCGCCACCAACACCGACACCATCCCCAAAAAAGACGGCAGCGTCAAGGTCGTGGAGAGCCTGCAGTGGACCCAGAAGGGCAAGCGTTTTATCCACGACCTGCTGGCCCAAAACAGCATTTACCCCATCCTGGAGCGTGACCGCCATGAACTTTGTGACTGAGTTTTTAAACTTTATGACCTGGCTCAGGGCCCGGCCCCGCAAAACCTTAGCGCTTTTGGGCCTCTGGGTGTACCTTTTTATAAAAAACAACGCCGCCGCCGTCCAGGACGAGGATGGCAGCTGGTGCTGGCCGGTGTGGTTTGAGGTGGACAACAGCAGCCTCCGCGCTTTTATGGATGGAATGTCCTCGAAACGCCTCTGGGAACTGAGACAGGAGCTCATCCGCCATTCCCGGCTGGAATACCAGAAGGCTTCCGGCGGCCACCCTGCCAGATACGCCCTGGTGCCCTTCGACACAGGGCTCAGGCAGGCCCGCCTGTGCGCCGCCGCCCCTTCCGGGGGCGTCCTCGTCTGGAAAGCCAGCGCGGAAAGCCGAGAAAACCCGGCCAGAACACGCCCGGAGCATTCCCCGGAACAAAACCGCTTTTCTTCTGATTTAGAGATAAATCATAAAAATATAAATATAAAAGCATTACCAGGGTATGGGGGCAGCAACCCCAACGGCTTTAACATTCCGCCCCAGCTCACCGCCGAAGAAAAACAGCGCCTCGAGGTCGAATATCCCGACCCGGTTGAGCGCTTCTGGGCAGGCATGGCCTTAAGGGATCAAAAGGCAGAGGAGGAACAGACATGGGAATATTAAAAGACCGCTACACCGACCTTTACGGCGAGCGTTTTTACGAGGATGGGAGCTACACCGTCTACGAATGCCTGGCCGAGGGCGCCCTGCGCCTGAACCTGAGAGCCCGCACCCTGGAGGAGGCCGAGGCCCGCTTCGCCGAAGTCCTGGACGACGCCGAGGATAACCAGCCCGGCCTGGTGCTGCGGCAGCAGTGGGTGGCCGAGACATGATGGACGACGCCTTTGGCCGCTGGCTGCGGGAGCGACGCCGGGAAAGAGGGCTCACCCAGCAGGCCCTGGCCGACGCGGCCGGCCTCAGCCACAAGACCGTGTTCCGGGCCGAGCGGGGCCAGGCTGTGAGTGCCTACACAAGGGAGCAGCTGACCGCCCTTCTGGGAGAGCCCCCCGCTGACCAATTGGGCCAGAGAGGACACTTTATTCTGGCCATATACCGGGACGCGCTGTGATGGTAAACTTAAACCAAGAAAACGAAAGGAGGTACACCCCATGACCTATGAACGCATCAAAATCAAACACGAGCTCAAGATGAACCTGAACTACGGCGAAATCGACGGGAAGATCAAGAAAAAGCTGAAGACCATCGGCGGCCTCGACCTTGACGAGACTGTGGCCACCAGCGAAGCAGTCATCAAGACCGCCAAGGCCCTCGGCACCCTCATGGAGCCCATTGTCCAGGACATCACGAATGTCATGTATTACGATAATGTGGAAACTGCCTGAGGCAGTGCATTGCGATCAACCCCATAAAAGAAAGGAGGAACCCCCATGGAAACTGTGAGCACCAAAACACTGGATCTGGAGTTTATGATGGCCAACGGCGACACCGACACCATCAGCCTGCCCGACTATCTGCCCGACGTCACAAAAGAGCAGATCGTGGCCGCGGCCGATATCGTCATCGCCCAGAACATCTTTAAGCCCGACGGATTCGCCTATCAGAAGCTCAAGGGCTACGAATTCATCGACAAAACCGTGCGGAAGGAAGAACTGGAAGTTTAAGGTGAAAGGGAGCGAGAGCTCCCTTTTAGAGTGTAGATAAATTTTAACACGAAGAGATAGAGGGTTAAAAAGAGGATTGTTTAGTTGAAAGTGGAAAGTGGATAGTTGAAAGTTCAGGTGCAAATCTGCCTGTGGCAGCTTTGATTGGATGCGGCCTGGGGCCGCTGCTTCAGTCGTTTTTGCGACAGCAAAAACGTTCCATAACCTTCCACCTTCCACTTTCCACCTTCATTATCAATTCTCAATTGTAATCAAAAAGGAGGTTTCTATGAAAATCAAAAAATACCTTGTCCTGTTCATGCTGGTTCTGATCATCGCTGTCTCGGCTGGGTTCTTCACCTCGCAGCTGGGTCATTTTAAGAAAGTGGCGGACTGGGGGGCAGACAGGGGCCAGGCGGGACCGTCGGAGCCAGAGGAGCCGCCGCCCGGCGGCGGAGAGCTGCCTGACAGGGGAGAGGAGGCCGCTCCGGCAGAGGAACCGGAGACGCCGCCCCCGGCGGAGGACCCGGTCATGGCCACTGCCCATTTCGCCCGGGACGAGTACCGCTGCGACTGCGCGGGTAGCTGCGACGGCTGGCCCTGCGAGATGAACCCCGTGCTCCTCGATAAAATTGAGGCGCTGCGCTGTGCCTGCGGGGCGCCAGTCATCATCACCTCCGGTGTGCGGTGCGAGGCCCGCAACGCCGAGGTGGGCGGCGTGTCCTGGTCCTTCCACAAGCGGGGCGACGCGGCGGACCTGTACTGCCCCGGCGTGGCAGTGGGCGACCTGGCACAGATGGCAAAGGCCCTGGGCATGAACGTGCTGCCCTACTATGGCAGCGGCTATATCCATGTGGAAATCTGATCCGGCTGAAATAAAAACCGGATGGGCCTTGACGTCAGAGTGTAGGCAAACTTTAACACGAAGCGGTAACGCGTTAAAAAGAGGACTGCTCAGTTGAAAGTTGAAAGTGGATAGTGGAAAGTTCAGGTGCAAATCCGCCACAGGCAGATTTGATTGGCCGCGGCCTATGGCCGCGTTTTTAATCGCTTGAGCCATCGGTGAAAGTGTTTTATCTATTTTCAGGCATATCAGCCGATGGACGGCAGGTCAGGGGTGTGTTAGAATGTGAGGAGAAGGAGGAGCGCATGAATAAAAATAAGATAAGCATACGCCCCGCTACCGTACAGGACGCGGCGGCGCTTTTGGATATTTACAGGCCCTATGTGGAGGAGACGGCCGTCAGCTTCGAGTACGAGACGCCCTCGGTGCAGGACTTCGCGGGACGTGTGGCAGCTATCCGCGGGAAGTACCCCTATCTGGCCGCCGTGCAGGACGGCAGGCTCCTGGGATACGCCTACGCCGCGGCGTTTAAGGAGCGGGCCGCCTACGACTGGGCGGTGGAGACCACCGTGTACGTCGGGCAGGAGGCCCGTGGAGCCGGCGTTGGCCGGGGGCTCTACGAAGCCCTTGAAGCCTGCCTGGCCGCCCAGAATATCCTCAACCTTAACGCCTGCATTGCTGTGCCCCAGGGGGATGACCCCTACCTGAGCCGGGACAGCGTGGCCTTCCACACCCGTCTGGGCTACCGGCCTGTGGGCGAATTTCGCCAGTGCGGCTACAAATTTGGCCGTTGGTACAATATGCTGTGGATGGAAAAGCACATCGGCGCCCACCAGAGCAACCAGCCCCGGGTAAAGGCCTTTGAGGAAGTCTGGGAAGAGCTGGAGGCGCAGTATGAGTGAGCGTCCAAATCTGGATAAAAGCCTGGACAGCGCGGCGTTCCGAAGCTATTACTACCTGAAGGAGGAGCTCGTGGCCTTTTGCAGGCAGAACGGCCTGCCCGTTTCCGGCGGAAAGCTTGAGCTGACCGAGCGCATCGCCCATTTTCTGGACACCGGCAGGGCGCTGGCCCCATCTGCCAAAAGCCGGCCGGGCAAGGCCCGGGTGGGCGTGATCACAGAGGACATGGCCATCGAGCCGGATTTTGTCTGCTCCGAGAAGCACCGGGCATTTTTTAAGGAGAAGCTCGGCAAAAGCTTTACCTTTAACGTGGCTTTCCAGAAGTGGCTGAAAGCCAATACCGGCAAAACCTACCGGGAGGCCGTCGCCGCCTACGAGAAGCTTCAGGCCGAGAAGAAAAAGGGAAAAACCACCATTGACCGGCAGTTTGAGTACAATACCTATATCCGGGATTTCTTCGCAGACAACGCGGGCAAAACCCTAAAGGAGGCCATTGCGTGCTGGAAGTATAAGAAAGGCCTGCCCGGTCACAACCGCTATGAGCGGGCAGACCTAAGGGCCCTGCCAGACAGGCAGGAGACCGAAAACAGAGAGGAGCGTTAACCATACGTTTAGAATACATGGAAATTGAAAACATCCCTGCCCTGCTCTGGGGCTGGCCGGCGG containing:
- a CDS encoding hybrid sensor histidine kinase/response regulator, with translation MIKKLDKERSRSYLKWLYFLIVVVFGVIIVISIQMVVRKMEDSAVSTSQYLLEQLRDNLSYTMKDDSEAIAYFADTLDVNAPPAELQRDMAAFKENYGFLEVAVLDQNQEGYSSTGEVFRLPDQEVLEGGAFTGFSNAFHGGAGVWETDYRAPIVRDGAEAGAVYVRVPLNKYGADNAMTYYGGQGMAYLFDVNTKKMVLMPTTPNLIMNYMSEIDMVFTELGFDKTLMDTSVYPAIAGRERLVLQGQLDGERVYITLLPMSNQESWYICGIVPESAVLQEASLILKILFGVMAGMGVVMLLVLAYVVYESRCGARRKQEQLQEAELQNAVYDTVGDASDTILCVFNRERQTCDIVFHNIVRILGVDGDSLMADSSALGMLLNSLVPGLYGRMLRGEIDAEEVIPLVYDHPVRHERRNIRLTVKPLNIEGRACYMLMMEDITEDMKIQMSLRTALENANQANQAKSDFLSRMSHDIRTPINAIIGMREIAVRHLDEPEKISDCLGKIEVSSRHLLELVNDILDLSKIESGKLSLRNDPFNLTDCMADVMSIIKPQAQAKGQRLTLDAERVAHKQLIGDDMRLQQILINLLSNSVKYTQEGGEIALTLEERPSTRRAYSTYVFTVRDNGVGMSAEFIEKIGKPFEQETNIFHKSELGSGLGLSIVKNLVSLKGGTLDIESEKGQGTTTRVELTFEIDEQSRQSGAKQPGADEQFSTESLKGRRVLVVEDNALNREIAVELLQMQDMAVETAVDGRDAVAKFKESSPGHYDLILMDLQMPGMDGCEATRIIRGLSRDDARAVPIVAMTANAFSEDVSRCRRAGMNAHLSKPIELDAMYACLVRQLEKRPEKN
- a CDS encoding ABC transporter substrate-binding protein gives rise to the protein MKKKRLTLLSLALALCLSLSACAGKDARVVSNAGAEEKKTEISLLTTANNTTAYNALNSAIAVFEDRRPDVRVVFEGYNTGEGSKNLSQVIDERIASGQINDMTTMDVVNIFRYGGAGKIADLTDSEAARDLTPLARQDSTVDGKVLSVPLSMVSFGTWVNMDVMKECGLELPGNWEEFVHCCAVLKEKGYQPIAGTADLTKLFVVAVMGDIYMDGDTDAIIARLNTGEEKISKYARTGFERVEYLINQGYIDGPASALRKPKDIKEHMEKGEGVFEMHASNLLNPEELSFEVAFIGVPGTHGMVSPMACDRRFVVMADGGNVEACKDFLSCLGSGETLETLSGTFGLLPAYRSSEKSMKKDDRMAQVYDNIEADRIMLIQDYNLVFEQWSSLAGIVDPMLTGASAESQCAAFDALQMEAVNGSK
- a CDS encoding DUF6431 domain-containing protein, producing the protein MLITKAQIIVIEDITGEDGRKAGERLRVLYQAIPTCGECGHPMKIRDFVWRTIITMSGCRGRIRVRRLVCTAADCYLHTHPRRNLPRGVLPHRLYSAEVHQAVAEGRDDVPCPPNTLHRILKWVRQMAACLIASGLFPLLCENVNDLPDETAGPLERLKNITGGGEDWFAQAVERAAGRGGGLHWA
- a CDS encoding Rha family transcriptional regulator: MMKTKNKGPEPSRGLVHCAENSETDRKIEVTLCQNQPVVSSRQVAHDFERAHKSVLRSITLLRRETSAQNCADLFMSSTYVDQYGRTQKEYLITRDGFALLVMGFTGAQALSWKLRYIQAFNAMEEQLRRQALSMPQDKALLAAAVLEAERVIAGLQTEAGYARCVLDSQALIPITGIAKDYGMTAEFMNRLLHSLGVQYKKGRRWYLYEAWQDAGYAATNTDTIPKKDGSVKVVESLQWTQKGKRFIHDLLAQNSIYPILERDRHELCD
- a CDS encoding helix-turn-helix domain-containing protein, translated to MGGRDMMDDAFGRWLRERRRERGLTQQALADAAGLSHKTVFRAERGQAVSAYTREQLTALLGEPPADQLGQRGHFILAIYRDAL
- a CDS encoding DUF2922 domain-containing protein, encoding METVSTKTLDLEFMMANGDTDTISLPDYLPDVTKEQIVAAADIVIAQNIFKPDGFAYQKLKGYEFIDKTVRKEELEV
- a CDS encoding YcbK family protein, coding for MKIKKYLVLFMLVLIIAVSAGFFTSQLGHFKKVADWGADRGQAGPSEPEEPPPGGGELPDRGEEAAPAEEPETPPPAEDPVMATAHFARDEYRCDCAGSCDGWPCEMNPVLLDKIEALRCACGAPVIITSGVRCEARNAEVGGVSWSFHKRGDAADLYCPGVAVGDLAQMAKALGMNVLPYYGSGYIHVEI
- a CDS encoding GNAT family N-acetyltransferase; its protein translation is MNKNKISIRPATVQDAAALLDIYRPYVEETAVSFEYETPSVQDFAGRVAAIRGKYPYLAAVQDGRLLGYAYAAAFKERAAYDWAVETTVYVGQEARGAGVGRGLYEALEACLAAQNILNLNACIAVPQGDDPYLSRDSVAFHTRLGYRPVGEFRQCGYKFGRWYNMLWMEKHIGAHQSNQPRVKAFEEVWEELEAQYE
- a CDS encoding DUF6434 domain-containing protein encodes the protein MSERPNLDKSLDSAAFRSYYYLKEELVAFCRQNGLPVSGGKLELTERIAHFLDTGRALAPSAKSRPGKARVGVITEDMAIEPDFVCSEKHRAFFKEKLGKSFTFNVAFQKWLKANTGKTYREAVAAYEKLQAEKKKGKTTIDRQFEYNTYIRDFFADNAGKTLKEAIACWKYKKGLPGHNRYERADLRALPDRQETENREER